In Pseudomonas cannabina, the genomic window GCTTGCTGCTCGACCCAGGGACGATATGCAAGCGGACGAAGCAAGCCATTTTCGGCAAGCGCTTGCCGCTCGTCACGAAGCTCGATGCGCAACTCAGCCATGGCTTTCATCCGGTCGAACTCGGCAACTCGATACAGCAACTTGCGAAGCAATGGATCGTGCTGAGAGCGTTTGACGTCCGCCTTCATTGCCTGGTAGCGAGCAGCCACTTGCTGGTATCGATCCTTGACATGAAGATCAGGTTTTTCCCATCCATCACGATAGCGTTTGTAACGCATTTTTAAGTCAAGCCGAGCCTCAGCTCTCGCCTGCCGGCGATCGAAACGCACGTCTTTATCTCGGAGTTCAAATTCAGGCTGGTAAGAGGAAAAAATACCATAGCTCCACTCTTCATGTTCGAAGGTGGGGGGCCCTTCAAACGCACCTATGTGGGCTTCCAATCGAAACTTGGTCAGCGTCGGATGAACCGAAGAAGCCTTGACCACAGGCCCCTCGGGTCGCAGGAAATCATAGATCACCAATCCTTCACCTTGCTCCTTCAATCCCAAGCCACGTTCATGCAGGGCCAGATGGATTTTACGCCAGGTAATCTCTCGCGATTTGATGAGTTCAGATAGTTTTTCGCGCACCTCACGCACGGCGTAATGATAGAGACTCTCGGTGTTGGAATAGACCTGCAATGGCACAGTCCCTTGCGGAGCACTGCCATACCGAAAAGGCGCACGGACCAATTGGTCGTTGACACCCCACTGCCAACTCCCGTTGTCCTGAATGAATCCGTATTTGCGTTCGAGAACGCGGCAGCTTTTCTGCAACGTGTCAGCATCATTCCACAGGGCGGCGGCTTTGTAAGTAATGGGATTGACTCGGTTCACCGCCACATGACAGTGCGTATTGTCGGTGTCTTGGTGAATAGCTGTGACGTACTGATGCCCTTCCATGCCCAGCTGACGAATGCAGTGTTCGGCGCATTCGAATATCTGCGCATCAGTAGGCAGTTCATTTTCGCGCCACGACAAGATGAAGTGATAGACCGGGTCTTGGCAGCGACGACTCTGGGCGGCAACCATGTTCATTTCCGCCGCCGATGTCTCCCAGGAGAAGCAGTTTGTCTCGCAAGAAATGCCTCCACTGATCAAGCGCTGACGGCCATCGGGGAACACGTCGGTGATTACGACAGCACGGTTGTCACCATCATTTCGATCCGCATAATCGACAAGCCGATCGAACATCGCTTTCTTGGTGCGCGAAGCATTCTGGCGAGGCGCAGCGCTGACTAGATCATCATCTTTGGGCTTGTCCCCACGGTCGCTGATGTAGCTCACCAGCCGGTTGAAGCTGGAGCCCTTATCGCCGCGTTTCGGGGGGATGATGACGTTCATGGCTGA contains:
- the traI gene encoding TraI/MobA(P) family conjugative relaxase — protein: MNVIIPPKRGDKGSSFNRLVSYISDRGDKPKDDDLVSAAPRQNASRTKKAMFDRLVDYADRNDGDNRAVVITDVFPDGRQRLISGGISCETNCFSWETSAAEMNMVAAQSRRCQDPVYHFILSWRENELPTDAQIFECAEHCIRQLGMEGHQYVTAIHQDTDNTHCHVAVNRVNPITYKAAALWNDADTLQKSCRVLERKYGFIQDNGSWQWGVNDQLVRAPFRYGSAPQGTVPLQVYSNTESLYHYAVREVREKLSELIKSREITWRKIHLALHERGLGLKEQGEGLVIYDFLRPEGPVVKASSVHPTLTKFRLEAHIGAFEGPPTFEHEEWSYGIFSSYQPEFELRDKDVRFDRRQARAEARLDLKMRYKRYRDGWEKPDLHVKDRYQQVAARYQAMKADVKRSQHDPLLRKLLYRVAEFDRMKAMAELRIELRDERQALAENGLLRPLAYRPWVEQQALRGDVAAVSQLRGFVYREKRKGRTPDGGFDRLIQCGQADDSAVYHLRSYTSHLHRDGTVEYLRDGRAGVIDRGDFVHVKPGFNDDDELDNYRLAANLVSTKSGDAVRIIGDDQFVDQVLDAGCGVNHRGSQYVFQVTDPDQMARYDVIEKDHRQYYGYDEPEVSTHSPARHDPVEDVPDDDYQPPRPFVG